The genomic interval TCTTAGTGCACGAACTGCAGGACCTTTTCCTGTATTCAACATTCTCATTTGTATATATGTTTTATCAATATTTTTACCCATTTCGCCGCCAAGTGCATCAATTTCTCTAACGACAATCCCTTTTGCAGGTCCTCCAACAGAAGGATTACATGGCATAAACGCGACCATATCTAAATTTATCGTTAACATTAATGTTTTGGCACCTACTCTTGCTGCTGCAAGTCCCGCTTCACAACCAGCATGACCCGCACCAATAACAATCACATCATAATTTCCAGCTTCGTACTGCATCATGATGCCTCCTTCTTTCTAAGTCTTTCTTTTATGCTGTTTTCGTAAAAAACTTTTCCTTCGAAAACAACCACCATTCAAACCATTTATTTCCCCAAACAGAACTGTGAAAATAACTGATTAATTAAGCTTTCATGTACACTTTCGCCAATAATTTCACCAAGTATTTCCCAGGTTCTTGTTAAATCAATTTGTACAATATCTATAGGCGTTCCATTTTCTGCTCCATCAATTGCTTCACTAATCGCACGCTGCGCTTGGTTCAATAAGGAAATATGCCTTGAATTAGAAACATACGTCATATCGCTTGCTTCAATAGAGCCCTCAAAAAATAGATTAGATATCGCTTCTTCCAATAAGTCTACACCGTTTTCTTCAACTAAAGATGTTGTAATTACTTTGCGATTCCCTGCAAGTTCTTTTACTTGATTTAAGTCAATTTTTTGCGGTAAGTCTGTTTTATTAACAATTACTATAAAATCCATGCCTTCTGTTGCTTTAAAAATATTTTTATCTTCTTCTGTTAATTCATCCGCATAATTTAAGACAAGTAAAATTAAATCTGCTTCTCGAAGGACTTTTCGCGACTTTTCTACTCCTATTCGTTCCACTATATCTTCTGTTTCACGAATACCAGCTGTATCTAGCAATCGTAGAGGAACTCCTCGCACATTCACATATTCTTCTATTACATCCCTTGTTGTACCGGGAATATCTGTTACAATCGCTTTATTTTCCTGCACTAGACTATTTAATAAAGATGATTTCCCTACATTCGGTCTACCAACAATAACCGTTGCTAATCCTTCGCGTAGAATCTTTCCTTGTTGTGATGTCTGTAAAAGCTTGTCAATCTCTAACTTGATATACCTTGATTTTTCAAGCATTACTTGTTGTGTCATCTCTTCCACATCATCATATTCAGGATAATCAATATTAACCTCTACCTGTGCTAATGTTTCTAGGATTTCTTGGCGCAAATGTCTGATTAATTTCGATAATCTTCCTTCCATTTGTCCAAGGGCAACATTCATCGCACGATCCGTTTTTGCTCTTATTAAATCCATTACCGCTTCTGCTTGAGAAAGATCGATTCGTCCATTTAAAAAAGCCCTTTTTGTAAATTCTCCAGGTTCTGCTATTCTAGCACCATGAGAAGTAGTCAATTGTAATAATCGATTTACAGAAGCAAGTCCACCATGACAATTAATTTCGATAACATCCTCTTTGGTAAAAGTTTTTGGTCCTCTCATCAACGATACCATCACTTCTTCCACAACCTCATCTGTTGTTGGATCAATAATATGTCCATAATGTATCGTATGACTTGCTACCTCACTTAACTTCTTATTACCTATACTCTTAAAGAGCTTGTCAGCAATTTTTATTGAATCTGGACCGCTCAATCGAACAATTGCGATCGCTCCCTCACCCATTGGCGTCGATATCGCAGCAATTGTATCCAATTCCATCTTTATCACCTCAATTCAAAAAATATATCTATATAAAATGATTGTATTCACCTTTGACATGATTACATTAGATTAGATTAACATATCCACAAATGTAAAAAAAGAAAAAAATCCGCACACTTATCCACATTCACTTTTATCGTTATATACCATTCTATCTTATCCACATGTGAATAACAATAAAACGCAAAATAAAAATACAATAGCTACCTACTTCGCCTAACTATTTTTTATGCTGTTCGACCATTCTCTTCTCCTGCTACATTTTGTTCACCTAAATAAAAAAACGAAGGTACGTTTCATAATTAATATTCCAAAATAATATTCCAAGTAAAATATATGGATTTAGAGCACTAGAAAAAATAAAATAAGGTTTAAGCAGTAAGGTCTGTTTGGAATAGTTTCATTTTTAATTGCAAAAAAAAGAGATCGTCCTCCTACCGGAAAGACGATCTCTTTTTTCTATCTATTTTTTATTTTTATTGGCGCAACAATAATATGTCTTTTTGCATCTTCACCGGAAGAATACGTTTTTACACCTTTGAAAGAAACTAAAGCAGTATGAATTGTTTTTCTTTCCTCTGCCGGCATCGGTTCAAGAGGAATTTCTTTTCCTATCTTAACCGCTTTATAAGCTATTCTTTCAGCTAATTGAATTAAAGCTTGTTTTCTTCGTTCTCGGTAGCCTTCCGCATCTAACATCACTTTAAAATATTCTTTTGATTCTCTATTAATTACTAATTGCGCTAAATATTGAATAGAATTAAGTGTTTGTCCTCTTTTTCCTATTAATAATGCAATTTTTTCACCAGATAATTCATACAAAATATTTTTGCCATTTTGTTTAACGTGAATTTCAATAGGAACACCCATTTTTTCGCTAACATCTTTTAGAAAAAGTTTAACGGATTCAACTGGATCTATCTTTTTCTTCACGAT from Niallia sp. FSL W8-0635 carries:
- the mnmE gene encoding tRNA uridine-5-carboxymethylaminomethyl(34) synthesis GTPase MnmE yields the protein MELDTIAAISTPMGEGAIAIVRLSGPDSIKIADKLFKSIGNKKLSEVASHTIHYGHIIDPTTDEVVEEVMVSLMRGPKTFTKEDVIEINCHGGLASVNRLLQLTTSHGARIAEPGEFTKRAFLNGRIDLSQAEAVMDLIRAKTDRAMNVALGQMEGRLSKLIRHLRQEILETLAQVEVNIDYPEYDDVEEMTQQVMLEKSRYIKLEIDKLLQTSQQGKILREGLATVIVGRPNVGKSSLLNSLVQENKAIVTDIPGTTRDVIEEYVNVRGVPLRLLDTAGIRETEDIVERIGVEKSRKVLREADLILLVLNYADELTEEDKNIFKATEGMDFIVIVNKTDLPQKIDLNQVKELAGNRKVITTSLVEENGVDLLEEAISNLFFEGSIEASDMTYVSNSRHISLLNQAQRAISEAIDGAENGTPIDIVQIDLTRTWEILGEIIGESVHESLINQLFSQFCLGK
- the jag gene encoding RNA-binding cell elongation regulator Jag/EloR; translation: MKEVTAVGQTVDAAVDSALAQLKTTKNQVEIIVVDEGKKGFLGFGSRVAKVIVKKKIDPVESVKLFLKDVSEKMGVPIEIHVKQNGKNILYELSGEKIALLIGKRGQTLNSIQYLAQLVINRESKEYFKVMLDAEGYRERRKQALIQLAERIAYKAVKIGKEIPLEPMPAEERKTIHTALVSFKGVKTYSSGEDAKRHIIVAPIKIKNR